A window from Fragaria vesca subsp. vesca linkage group LG5, FraVesHawaii_1.0, whole genome shotgun sequence encodes these proteins:
- the LOC101298605 gene encoding protein PLANT CADMIUM RESISTANCE 10-like isoform 2 produces MKTLRSRKTVSMGRYNGLLEFAHVVMIRRAVRYFLPSDLDLSQGCIGLFCPCYLFGKNAEFLGSGTLMGSCTTHFILWALVNSVCCLLTDGVLLGIPGCFVACYACGYRRALRAKYNLQEAPCEDFITHFFCHLCAICQEYREIREKSAESGPGDLNVAIVTAPAVQTMEPAVDK; encoded by the exons ATGAAGACCCTCCGAAGCAGAAAAACAGTGTCGATGGGCCGATACAATGGTCTTCTGGAATTTGCGCATGTTGTGATGATACGCAGAGCTGTACGCTACTTTCTGCCTTCTGACCTTGATTTATCACAAG GTTGTATAGGTTTATTTTGCCCATGCTATCTGTTTGGAAAGAATGCAGAGTTTTTGGGCTCTGGAACATTAATGGGCTCCTGTACGACTCATTTTATTCTGTGGGCACTTGTTAATAGCGTCTGCTGCTTATTAACTGATGGTGTTCTTTTGGGTATACCGGGATGCTTTGTTGCATGTTATGCTTGTGGCTACCGCAGGGCCCTAAGAGCAAAATATAACCTCCAG GAAGCACCATGTGAAGATTTCATTACTCATTTTTTCTGCCATCTCTGTGCAATTTGCCAAGAGTACAGGGAGATCCGTGAAAAATCTGCTGAATCTGGCCCTGGTGATCTAAATGTAGCCATAGTTACAGCCCCAGCAGTCCAGACAATGGAACCTGCGGTTGACAAGTAA
- the LOC101298605 gene encoding protein PLANT CADMIUM RESISTANCE 10-like isoform 1 — protein MKSQGSYAPPTYIPLGQSDSGSALVLGNEDPPKQKNSVDGPIQWSSGICACCDDTQSCCIGLFCPCYLFGKNAEFLGSGTLMGSCTTHFILWALVNSVCCLLTDGVLLGIPGCFVACYACGYRRALRAKYNLQEAPCEDFITHFFCHLCAICQEYREIREKSAESGPGDLNVAIVTAPAVQTMEPAVDK, from the exons ATGAAGAGCCAAGGCAGTTATGCACCACCGACTTATATTCCCTTGGGCCAATCAGATTCTGGATCAGCTCTTGTTTTAGGCAATGAAGACCCTCCGAAGCAGAAAAACAGTGTCGATGGGCCGATACAATGGTCTTCTGGAATTTGCGCATGTTGTGATGATACGCAGAGCT GTTGTATAGGTTTATTTTGCCCATGCTATCTGTTTGGAAAGAATGCAGAGTTTTTGGGCTCTGGAACATTAATGGGCTCCTGTACGACTCATTTTATTCTGTGGGCACTTGTTAATAGCGTCTGCTGCTTATTAACTGATGGTGTTCTTTTGGGTATACCGGGATGCTTTGTTGCATGTTATGCTTGTGGCTACCGCAGGGCCCTAAGAGCAAAATATAACCTCCAG GAAGCACCATGTGAAGATTTCATTACTCATTTTTTCTGCCATCTCTGTGCAATTTGCCAAGAGTACAGGGAGATCCGTGAAAAATCTGCTGAATCTGGCCCTGGTGATCTAAATGTAGCCATAGTTACAGCCCCAGCAGTCCAGACAATGGAACCTGCGGTTGACAAGTAA
- the LOC101299383 gene encoding uncharacterized protein LOC101299383, translating to MENYSNHSYPDSRESSPRSREIDCDTPSWDDQPPPSSAASSYKVKLMCSYGGKIQPRPHDNQLAYVGGDTKILAVDRNIKLSAFISKLSSLSDSPDSPLCFKYQLPGEDLDALISVTNDEDLDHMMIEYDRLYRASAKPARLRLFLFPINSPPAPTSFDSNESKSERQWFVDALNSVQIQSPEGSSPTAPVSASSTNPDFLFGFDKGFAAVPVAKLPDSVAPPTVPDSLVKNTLAAGGPELVSEPALSQLEIQRQIQELHRMQIAAGHEPTLYQRKTDEQLPNPRGAYAPDYYTQKLPENIAPAPGAAPVPMPAHMQYPTAYLPERHMNTGSYQVAAAPGAGEQQPVYLISTPGGGVYQANPAHRPATGPVGQAYYGVPQRMVPEMYRDAQVYNTAVAAQQQQQQQQQQAKVAAYSEGFAQVGYDNAGRQVYYTTAGGAVASSYQNVAPVPVAVDARQGGAGGALNQIQDGAR from the exons ATGGAGAACTACTCCAACCACTCCTACCCGGACTCCCGCGAGTCCTCCCCACGCTCCCGTGAAATCGACTGCGACACTCCCTCCTGGGACGACCAGCCTCCGCCGTCCTCCGCCGCCTCCTCCTACAAGGTCAAGCTCATGTGCAGCTACGGCGGCAAAATCCAGCCCCGCCCCCACGACAACCAGCTCGCCTACGTCGGCGGCGACACCAAAATCCTCGCCGTCGATCGCAACATCAAGCTCTCCGCCTTCATTTCCAAGCTCTCCTCTCTCTCCGACTCCCCCGACTCCCCTCTCTGCTTCAAGTACCAGCTCCCCGGCGAGGATCTCGACGCCCTCATCTCCGTCACCAACGACGAGGACCTCGACCACATGATGATCGAGTACGACCGCCTCTACCGCGCCTCCGCCAAGCCCGCGCGTCTCCGCCTCTTTCTTTTTCCGATCAATTCTCCGCCGGCGCCGACCAGCTTCGACTCCAACGAGTCCAAGTCCGAGCGCCAGTGGTTCGTCGACGCCTTGAATTCCGTTCAGATCCAGTCCCCGGAAGGCTCCTCTCCCACCGCTCCGGTCTCCGCCTCCTCCACCAACCCCGATTTCCTGTTCGGATTCGATAAAGGATTCGCCGCCGTTCCGGTTGCGAAATTGCCTGATTCCGTCGCTCCTCCGACTGTTCCTGATTCGCTTGTGAAGAACACTCTGGCTGCCGGCGGACCTGAATTGGTCTCCGAACCGGCGCTGTCTCAATTGGAGATCCAGAGGCAGATTCAGGAGCTTCACAGAATGCAAATTGCCGCCGGTCACGAGCCGACTCTCTATCAGAGAAAAACCGACGAGCAGCTTCCGAATCCTCGGGGGGCTTACGCACCCGATTACTACACTCAGAAGCTTCCAGAAAACATTGCTCCGGCGCCCGGAGCCGCTCCGGTTCCAATGCCGGCACACATGCAGTATCCTACTGCTTATCTGCCAGAAAGGCACATGAACACCGGAAGTTATCAGGTGGCGGCGGCTCCCGGTGCAGGTGAGCAGCAGCCTGTGTACCTCATTTCCACACCAGGTGGTGGTGTATACCAGGCTAATCCGGCTCATAGACCGGCCACTGGACCAGTCGGGCAGGCATACTATGGTGTGCCGCAGAGAATGGTTCCGGAGATGTACCGTGACGCTCAGGTATACAATACGGCAGTTGCTGCTCAGCAGCAACAACAGCAGCAGCAGCAGCAAGCAAAGGTGGCTGCTTACAGTGAAGGGTTTGCACAAGTGGGTTATGACAATGCTGGGAGGCAAGTGTACTACACCACAGCTGGAGGCGCCGTGGCTTCATCCTACCAGAATGTGGCGCCAGTGCCTGTTGCTGTTGACGCAAGACAAGGTGGCGCCGGTGGTGCTTTGAATCAAATTCAAGACG GGGCTAGGTGA
- the LOC101299090 gene encoding uncharacterized protein LOC101299090 yields MEKKQQVEWAEAQKIVLSIDLVAEAKQQLQFLAVVDRNRKLHEGPALFKAIYRYKYCWLPLLAKRIESEVTEAPLVVPLDCEWIWHCHRLNPVCYVADCETLYGRILDNQNVVSSIWGTCRKQTEQIWNKLYPHEPYEVQNNSIFSDDTSLDIHKVSESTKYDLVSAVKRQISLFHQVSGAYVKNDIFLKEAVARYKGFLHLIKRNRQLSVKRFCVPTYDIDLIWHSHQLYPAAYCKDLKTILGKVLQHDDTDSDRTKGNKLDVAFSGTTKQWEETFGSRYWRAGAMYRGSTPSPLTINLSQLEIPKNKGVVPDSYRNVIQLPKRMLVEVMLEIVAVRNFPTEHKGSLFVSISKKQPDLFFSTRRRIDFSSDSTEIAVFQCQPTGELLFELMSCSSSVLPTSKSPILLGTSAITLDDLFKSLSKLQAEKWLEFMPNTSVLGSNRISLRIAFSWTTPIPSPYRLHMVLTHSSKSCFFSLSGRFQNAKHWACVMHEAESELMSIQMRELIVETSDNCLPKKEVIGTTPQGESHMLAEFVGTGWSLMNGDWFFRLPNKLDEEDHIFEIVGNRKVIILPGRKLEYETRSRSKQETEQNFLTAIEISPEYPYGKAVALVNVKSGFLEIKEEWLLLPWITSAFILSDVSSSGEGYDRFTATSGEKQSEFVATYPAEDVDIKHNEKGKRANLFPASERTRVQGDDECSNEWETVHASCVDPYVDGFSQCCASCVDPYEVGFSQCCASCVDSYAKSKR; encoded by the exons ATGGAGAAGAAGCAACAAGTAGAGTGGGCTGAAGCTCAGAAGATTGTGCTAAGCATAGACCTGGTGGCTGAAGCCAAGCAACAGCTGCAATTTCTAGCAGTTGTTGATCGTAATCGAAAACTCCATGAAGGCCCTGCTTTGTTCAAGGCCATTTACAG GTACAAATATTGTTGGCTTCCCTTGCTTGCCAAACGTATTGAATCTGAGGTTACAGAAGCTCCACTGGTTGTGCCTCTTGATTGTGAATGGATTTGGCATTGTCACAGGCTCAATCCG GTGTGTTATGTAGCTGATTGTGAAACTCTCTACGGGAGAATCCTTGACAACCAGAATGTTGTATCCTCCATTTGGGGAACTTGCAGAAAGCAAACTGAACAAATCTGGAACAAGTTATATCCCCATGAGCCATATGAAGTTCAAAACAACAGCATCTTCTCAGATGACACTTCCCTGGATATTCACAAAGTTTCAGAAAGCACCAAGTATGATCTAGTTTCTGCTGTCAAAAGACAAATTTCTTTGTTCCATCAG GTATCCGGAGCTTATGTGAAAAACGACATTTTTCTCAAGGAAGCTGTAGCCAGATACAAAGGGTTTCTGCATTTGATCAAGAGAAACAGGCAGTTGTCAGTTAAGCGCTTCTGTGTTCCGACTTATGACATTGACCTCATCTGGCATTCTCACCAACTGTATCCTGCTGCCTACTGCAAAGATCTTAAGACAATATTAGGCAAGGTCTTACAGCATGATGACACAGATTCTGACCGAACCAAGGGTAACAAGCTAGATGTTGCGTTTTCTGGGACCACCAAACAATGGGAAGAAACATTTGGTTCAAGGTACTGGAGAGCTGGAGCAATGTACCGAGGCAGCACTCCATCTCCCCTCACCATCAATCTCAGCCAACTAGAAATACCAAAAAACAAAGGAGTTGTACCTGACTCATACAGGAATGTTATTCAGCTTCCAAAGAGAATGCTTGTAGAG GTTATGCTGGAAATAGTTGCGGTGAGAAACTTTCCAACCGAGCATAAAGGTAGCCTCTTTGTCTCTATTAGCAAGAAACAGCCAGACCTGTTCTTCAGTACCAGGAGAAGGATAGACTTTTCTTCTGACTCTACAGAGATTGCTGTCTTTCAATGCCAACCTACCGGAGAGCTTCTGTTCGAGCTTATGTCATGTTCCTCTTCAGTACTTCCCACATCAAAGTCTCCTATACTACTGGGAACATCTGCAATTACTCTAGACGACCTCTTCAAGTCACTTTCTAAACTGCAAGCGGAGAAGTGGTTAGAGTTCATGCCAAATACCAGTGTCCTGGGTTCAAATCGCATCAGCCTGCGCATTGCTTTCTCTTGGACCACTCCAATTCCATCACCATACAGACTGCACATGGTTCTAACACATTCGTCGAAGTCTTGTTTCTTTTCACTCTCTGGAAGGTTTCAAAATGCTAAACACTGGGCATGCGTGATGCATGAGGCTGAAAGTGAACTCATGAGCATTCAAATGAG GGAGTTGATAGTTGAAACAAGTGACAATTGTCTTCCCAAAAAGGAAGTGATAGGGACAACTCCACAAGGTGAATCCCATATGCTGGCTGAATTTGTTGGAACTGGATGGTCTTTGATGAATGGTGACTGGTTCTTTCGTTTGCCAAATAAGCTCGATGAAGAAGACCACATCTTCGAAATTGTAGGTAACCGAAAG GTAATCATCCTTCCTGGAAGAAAACTTGAGTATGAAACCAGAAGCCGCTCCAAGCAGGAAACTGAACAGAACTTCTTGACAGCTATCGAAATCTCCCCGGAGTATCCCTATGGAAAAGCTGTGGCTTTGGTCAATGTGAAATCGGGATTCCTAGAG ATCAAGGAAGAGTGGCTATTATTGCCTTGGATCACATCAGCTTTCATACTTTCGGATGTTTCATCGTCAGGTGAGGGCTATGATCGTTTCACTGCTACCAGTGGAGAGAAGCAATCAGAATTTGTGGCGACTTATCCAGCAGAAGATGTCGACATTAAGCACAATGAAAAAGGAAAAAGAGCCAACTTGTTCCCTGCCTCGGAAAGAACGAGAGTTCAGGGGGATGATGAGTGTTCAAACGAATGGGAAACCGTGCATGCCTCCTGTGTCGACCCATATGTAGACGGCTTTAGCCAGTGCTGTGCCTCCTGTGTCGACCCTTATGAAGTTGGCTTTAGCCAGTGCTGTGCCTCCTGTGTCGACAGTTATGCTAAAAGTAAAAGGTAG